The following proteins are co-located in the Haloarcula marismortui ATCC 43049 genome:
- a CDS encoding methyl-accepting chemotaxis protein, protein MAERPTENVPSQTGSGIDDNIDADIQDDISEDIDTEAGYSHTAASEIQTMLAELEGSSVGIAEETADIREQATEQYESLTDIANEVSNLSASVEQIASSSEEVSAASREAKELAERGQGNADDVHEAMENIQQAADSVAEDVKTIQQSVQEIDEIVDVINDIADQTNMLALNASIEAARAGEAGEGFAVVANEVKSLAEESQEQATTIEQMIDGIQDDTENAVESLEESNNEIDEGIDTVEESTQILGEIDDTVREVNNGIEEVATATDQQAASTEEVASMIDQSTDTAEDIADSTADIADESDGQTDLLTDINQAIDDLVADLQRNN, encoded by the coding sequence ATGGCTGAGAGACCGACGGAAAATGTACCGAGCCAAACAGGGTCGGGAATCGACGACAATATCGACGCGGATATTCAGGACGATATCTCGGAGGACATCGACACGGAGGCCGGCTACAGCCACACCGCTGCAAGCGAGATTCAGACGATGCTGGCCGAGCTGGAGGGGTCGTCGGTCGGTATCGCCGAGGAAACCGCCGACATCCGCGAACAGGCCACCGAGCAGTACGAGAGCCTGACGGACATCGCAAACGAAGTGTCGAACCTCTCTGCGTCGGTCGAGCAGATCGCCTCGTCGTCCGAAGAGGTCTCTGCGGCCTCCCGCGAAGCGAAGGAACTCGCCGAGCGCGGACAGGGGAACGCTGACGACGTCCATGAGGCGATGGAGAACATCCAGCAGGCAGCCGACAGCGTCGCCGAGGACGTCAAGACGATACAGCAGAGCGTTCAGGAGATCGACGAGATCGTCGATGTCATCAACGACATCGCTGACCAGACCAACATGCTGGCGCTGAACGCGTCCATCGAGGCCGCTCGCGCTGGCGAGGCAGGCGAAGGATTCGCCGTTGTCGCAAACGAGGTCAAGAGCCTCGCCGAGGAGTCACAGGAGCAGGCGACGACCATTGAGCAGATGATCGACGGTATTCAGGACGATACCGAGAACGCCGTCGAGAGCCTCGAAGAGAGCAACAACGAGATCGACGAGGGTATCGACACCGTCGAGGAATCGACCCAGATTCTCGGAGAGATCGACGACACCGTCCGCGAGGTCAACAACGGTATCGAGGAGGTCGCGACGGCCACGGACCAGCAGGCTGCTTCGACTGAGGAAGTGGCGAGCATGATCGACCAGTCCACGGATACAGCCGAAGATATCGCCGACAGTACGGCTGACATCGCCGACGAATCCGATGGGCAAACAGACCTTCTCACCGACATCAATCAGGCGATAGACGACCTTGTCGCGGACCTCCAGCGCAACAACTGA